The following are encoded in a window of Gossypium raimondii isolate GPD5lz chromosome 13, ASM2569854v1, whole genome shotgun sequence genomic DNA:
- the LOC105784388 gene encoding G-type lectin S-receptor-like serine/threonine-protein kinase At4g03230 isoform X1, which produces MDFTSCPLIFHQEESFFCLDKICVQEKMRTSCRWSVINTLSSILSCYTIFILFSALQACFARDNITIESGLADGQTLVSAGNKFQLGFFGPSRGSNVKRYVGIWYASNSQIVVWVANRDNPILDRTGVLSIANDQLKLSDEKGKIYWSTQRGAKRSKLVAKLNYTGNFILLDERLRVNLWESFTEPTDTFLFGMKMDAKFLLTSWSSEEDPSSGNFIFKQDQGVEQLVVMEKSTIHWKSSRPDAGKIIKSDELPPTIVNFLTFSQSNNPRVYQDKRMVMTFNGKLQYWDFDADMNSWSSIWSEPNNNCSVFNFCGNFGTCNTNSGLPCKCLPGFQPKFMDKWKAGEFSDGCSRNHTSSCGNYFLSLKRMKVENSDSSYEAKDETDCRGECLKNCQCQAYSFVGQRDYTTSCLIWSEDLKDLQEVEDDGYDLNIRVALSDIEASTRNCETCGTNSVPYPLSTGPKCGDPMYFSFHCNNDTGKLSFMAPNGRYSVVAVNPDARTFVIQMKAEEANNCAALHASASRILQFNQSSPFNVTSSCSGELGNLTSDSTLEGTVEVEISWKPPLEPMCSSSADCKDWPHSTCNENKNGQRRCLCNSTYHWDGLVLNCTREDGQLGESSDKSKPLALILGISLPIGTAFLCAAVSIYVWREKVVKRREKQRQAVLHMYDTEKGVKELIDLTPFEEKDHGTGIDVPFFDFESILAATNNFSEENKLGKGGFGPVYMGKFPGGEEVAVKRLSSVSGQGLEEFKNEVVLIAKLQHRNLVRLLGYCIRGEEKILLYEYMPNKSLDSLLFGESSSQQLDWATRFNIILGIARGLLYLHQDSRLRIIHRDLKTSNILLDAEMNPKISDFGLARMIQGKQTEANTLRVIGTYGYMAPEYALDGLFSVKSDVFSFGIVVLEIISGKRNMRFYQVKDDAPSLVGYGWRLWQEGKALDLMDERAGSNCNESEFIRCVHVGLLCIQEDPSERPTMGDIVLMLSGTQSSKLPIPKQPAYVIRRPLSATASLYSNAETNTEITSSIEEGR; this is translated from the exons ATGGACTTTACCAGCTGCCCACTCATTTTCCATCAAGAAGAAAGTTTCTTCTGTTTGGACAAAATTTGTGTTCAAGAGAAGATGAGAACAAGTTGTCGGTGGTCAGTTATTAACACCCTTTCTTCCATTTTATCTTGCTACACAATTTTCATACTGTTTTCTGCTCTTCAGGCCTGCTTTGCTAGGGATAATATTACTATTGAAAGCGGGCTTGCAGATGGACAAACTCTTGTTTCAGctggaaataaatttcaattggGGTTCTTTGGTCCATCAAGAGGCTCTAATGTGAAGAGATATGTGGGGATATGGTATGCTTCCAATTCACAAATAGTGGTTTGGGTTGCTAATAGAGACAATCCAATTTTAGATAGGACTGGAGTTTTATCTATTGCAAATGACCAACTGAAGTTATCCGATGAGAAAGGGAAAATTTACTGGTCCACACAGCGTGGAGCTAAGCGTTCGAAACTTGTGGCGAAGCTTAACTATACCGGTAACTTCATTCTACTCGATGAACGGTTGAGGGTCAATCTGTGGGAAAGCTTTACTGAACCAACAGATACGTTTCTTTTCGGTATGAAGATGGACGCAAAGTTTTTATTAACTTCATGGAGCAGTGAAGAAGATCCATCATCAGGGAACTTCATATTTAAGCAAGATCAAGGAGTGGAGCAGCTTGTTGTAATGGAAAAGAGTACCATTCACTGGAAATCAAGTAGGCCAGATGCAGGTAAAATCATTAAATCGGATGAACTGCCTCCTACAATAGTCAACTTCTTGACTTTTAGCCAGAGTAACAACCCAAGAGTTTACCAAGATAAAAGAATGGTAATGACTTTCAATGGAAAATTACAGTATTGGGATTTCGATGCAGACATGAACAGTTGGTCCTCGATATGGTCGGAGCCAAACAATAATTGTAGTGTGTTCAATTTTTGTGGCAACTTTGGCACCTGTAATACCAACAGCGGGTTGCCATGCAAGTGCTTACCGGGTTTCCAACCTAAATTCATGGACAAATGGAAAGCCGGAGAGTTTTCGGACGGTTGCTCCAGAAACCATACATCATCATGTGGCAATTACTTCTTGAgcttgaaaagaatgaaagtaGAAAATTCAGACTCATCGTACGAGGCCAAGGATGAAACAGATTGCAGAGGGGAGTGCCTCAAGAACTGTCAGTGCCAGGCTTATTCATTTGTAGGCCAGAGAGACTACACTACTTCATGCTTGATTTGGTCAGAGGATCTCAAAGATCTTCAGGAGGTTGAAGACGATGGCTACGATCTCAACATACGGGTAGCATTGTCCGATATAG AAGCATCAACTAGAAATTGTGAGACTTGCGGCACAAACTCAGTACCTTATCCCCTAAGCACAGGGCCAAAATGTGGTGATCCAATGTACTTCAGTTTCCATTGTAATAACGATACCGGCAAACTAAGCTTCATGGCGCCTAATGGCCGATATAGTGTTGTTGCAGTCAATCCAGATGCGAGAACATTTGTCATCCAAATGAAAGCCGAAGAGGCAAATAATTGCGCAGCTCTGCATGCTTCAGCAAGCAGAATTTTGCAGTTCAATCAATCTTCACCATTCAATGTGACCAGCAGCTGCAGTGGTGAACTTGGCAACTTAACTTCGGATTCTACACTAGAAGGTACGGTTGAAGTAGAAATCAGTTGGAAGCCACCGCTAGAGCCAATGTGTTCTTCATCTGCGGACTGCAAAGATTGGCCACATTCGACTTgcaatgaaaacaaaaatggacaaaGAAGGTGCCTTTGCAATTCCACCTATCATTGGGATGGCTTGGTTTTAAACTGTACTCGAG AAGATGGACAGTTGGGAGAGTCTTCCGATAAAAGCAAGCCACTCGCTTTGATCCTAGGAATATCTTTGCCAATTGGGACAGCCTTTTTGTGTGCTGCAGTTTCGATTTATGTGTGGAGAGAAAAGGTGGTAAAGAGGCGAG AAAAACAAAGACAAGCTGTTCTTCATATGTATGACACTGAGAAAGGGGTTAAAGAGTTAATAGACTTGACCCCATTCGAGGAAAAAGATCATGGGACGGGCATAGACGTGCctttctttgattttgaaaGCATACTAGCTGCAACAAACAATTTCTCAGAAGAAAACAAACTTGGAAAAGGAGGGTTTGGGCCTGTTTACATG GGTAAATTTCCAGGTGGTGAAGAAGTTGCTGTAAAGAGGCTCTCCAGTGTTTCAGGACAGGGCTTGGAGGAATTTAAGAATGAGGTGGTGTTGATTGCTAAACTTCAACATAGGAACCTTGTGAGACTTTTGGGATATTGCATTAGAGGAGAGGAAAAGATTCTTCTCTATGAATATATGCCCAACAAAAGCTTAGACTCTTTGTTATTTG GTGAATCATCAAGTCAGCAATTGGACTGGGCGACACGCTTCAACATCATTTTGGGAATTGCCAGAGGATTGCTTTATCTTCACCAAGATTCCAGGTTGAGAATCATTCACAGGGATTTGAAAACTAGTAACATACTGCTGGATGCAGAGATGAATCCGAAAATATCCGACTTCGGTCTTGCGAGGATGATCCAAGGAAAACAGACCGAAGCAAACACGCTTAGAGTAATTGGCACATA TGGATATATGGCGCCAGAATATGCATTAGATGGACTTTTCTCAGTAAAATCCGATGTTTTTAGCTTTGGTATAGTGGTGCTTGAGATCATTAGTGGAAAAAGGAACATGAGATTCTATCAAGTGAAAGATGATGCCCCAAGCCTAGTAGGTTAT GGATGGAGACTGTGGCAAGAAGGCAAGGCATTGGATTTAATGGACGAGAGAGCAGGGTCAAATTGCAATGAAAGTGAGTTCATTAGATGCGTACATGTTGGGCTGTTATGCATACAGGAAGATCCCAGTGAGCGACCCACAATGGGTGATATTGTTTTAATGCTTAGTGGTACCCAAAGTTCAAAGCTTCCCATACCTAAACAGCCAGCCTACGTTATTAGGAGACCCCTTTCTGCCACAGCTTCTTTGTATAGTAATGCAGAAACTAATACTGAAATCACTTCTTCTATTGAAGAAGGTCGATAG
- the LOC105784388 gene encoding G-type lectin S-receptor-like serine/threonine-protein kinase At4g03230 isoform X2: MDFTSCPLIFHQEESFFCLDKICVQEKMRTSCRWSVINTLSSILSCYTIFILFSALQACFARDNITIESGLADGQTLVSAGNKFQLGFFGPSRGSNVKRYVGIWYASNSQIVVWVANRDNPILDRTGVLSIANDQLKLSDEKGKIYWSTQRGAKRSKLVAKLNYTGNFILLDERLRVNLWESFTEPTDTFLFGMKMDAKFLLTSWSSEEDPSSGNFIFKQDQGVEQLVVMEKSTIHWKSSRPDAGKIIKSDELPPTIVNFLTFSQSNNPRVYQDKRMVMTFNGKLQYWDFDADMNSWSSIWSEPNNNCSVFNFCGNFGTCNTNSGLPCKCLPGFQPKFMDKWKAGEFSDGCSRNHTSSCGNYFLSLKRMKVENSDSSYEAKDETDCRGECLKNCQCQAYSFVGQRDYTTSCLIWSEDLKDLQEVEDDGYDLNIRVALSDIEASTRNCETCGTNSVPYPLSTGPKCGDPMYFSFHCNNDTGKLSFMAPNGRYSVVAVNPDARTFVIQMKAEEANNCAALHASASRILQFNQSSPFNVTSSCSGELGNLTSDSTLEGTVEVEISWKPPLEPMCSSSADCKDWPHSTCNENKNGQRRCLCNSTYHWDGLVLNCTRDGQLGESSDKSKPLALILGISLPIGTAFLCAAVSIYVWREKVVKRREKQRQAVLHMYDTEKGVKELIDLTPFEEKDHGTGIDVPFFDFESILAATNNFSEENKLGKGGFGPVYMGKFPGGEEVAVKRLSSVSGQGLEEFKNEVVLIAKLQHRNLVRLLGYCIRGEEKILLYEYMPNKSLDSLLFGESSSQQLDWATRFNIILGIARGLLYLHQDSRLRIIHRDLKTSNILLDAEMNPKISDFGLARMIQGKQTEANTLRVIGTYGYMAPEYALDGLFSVKSDVFSFGIVVLEIISGKRNMRFYQVKDDAPSLVGYGWRLWQEGKALDLMDERAGSNCNESEFIRCVHVGLLCIQEDPSERPTMGDIVLMLSGTQSSKLPIPKQPAYVIRRPLSATASLYSNAETNTEITSSIEEGR, translated from the exons ATGGACTTTACCAGCTGCCCACTCATTTTCCATCAAGAAGAAAGTTTCTTCTGTTTGGACAAAATTTGTGTTCAAGAGAAGATGAGAACAAGTTGTCGGTGGTCAGTTATTAACACCCTTTCTTCCATTTTATCTTGCTACACAATTTTCATACTGTTTTCTGCTCTTCAGGCCTGCTTTGCTAGGGATAATATTACTATTGAAAGCGGGCTTGCAGATGGACAAACTCTTGTTTCAGctggaaataaatttcaattggGGTTCTTTGGTCCATCAAGAGGCTCTAATGTGAAGAGATATGTGGGGATATGGTATGCTTCCAATTCACAAATAGTGGTTTGGGTTGCTAATAGAGACAATCCAATTTTAGATAGGACTGGAGTTTTATCTATTGCAAATGACCAACTGAAGTTATCCGATGAGAAAGGGAAAATTTACTGGTCCACACAGCGTGGAGCTAAGCGTTCGAAACTTGTGGCGAAGCTTAACTATACCGGTAACTTCATTCTACTCGATGAACGGTTGAGGGTCAATCTGTGGGAAAGCTTTACTGAACCAACAGATACGTTTCTTTTCGGTATGAAGATGGACGCAAAGTTTTTATTAACTTCATGGAGCAGTGAAGAAGATCCATCATCAGGGAACTTCATATTTAAGCAAGATCAAGGAGTGGAGCAGCTTGTTGTAATGGAAAAGAGTACCATTCACTGGAAATCAAGTAGGCCAGATGCAGGTAAAATCATTAAATCGGATGAACTGCCTCCTACAATAGTCAACTTCTTGACTTTTAGCCAGAGTAACAACCCAAGAGTTTACCAAGATAAAAGAATGGTAATGACTTTCAATGGAAAATTACAGTATTGGGATTTCGATGCAGACATGAACAGTTGGTCCTCGATATGGTCGGAGCCAAACAATAATTGTAGTGTGTTCAATTTTTGTGGCAACTTTGGCACCTGTAATACCAACAGCGGGTTGCCATGCAAGTGCTTACCGGGTTTCCAACCTAAATTCATGGACAAATGGAAAGCCGGAGAGTTTTCGGACGGTTGCTCCAGAAACCATACATCATCATGTGGCAATTACTTCTTGAgcttgaaaagaatgaaagtaGAAAATTCAGACTCATCGTACGAGGCCAAGGATGAAACAGATTGCAGAGGGGAGTGCCTCAAGAACTGTCAGTGCCAGGCTTATTCATTTGTAGGCCAGAGAGACTACACTACTTCATGCTTGATTTGGTCAGAGGATCTCAAAGATCTTCAGGAGGTTGAAGACGATGGCTACGATCTCAACATACGGGTAGCATTGTCCGATATAG AAGCATCAACTAGAAATTGTGAGACTTGCGGCACAAACTCAGTACCTTATCCCCTAAGCACAGGGCCAAAATGTGGTGATCCAATGTACTTCAGTTTCCATTGTAATAACGATACCGGCAAACTAAGCTTCATGGCGCCTAATGGCCGATATAGTGTTGTTGCAGTCAATCCAGATGCGAGAACATTTGTCATCCAAATGAAAGCCGAAGAGGCAAATAATTGCGCAGCTCTGCATGCTTCAGCAAGCAGAATTTTGCAGTTCAATCAATCTTCACCATTCAATGTGACCAGCAGCTGCAGTGGTGAACTTGGCAACTTAACTTCGGATTCTACACTAGAAGGTACGGTTGAAGTAGAAATCAGTTGGAAGCCACCGCTAGAGCCAATGTGTTCTTCATCTGCGGACTGCAAAGATTGGCCACATTCGACTTgcaatgaaaacaaaaatggacaaaGAAGGTGCCTTTGCAATTCCACCTATCATTGGGATGGCTTGGTTTTAAACTGTACTCGAG ATGGACAGTTGGGAGAGTCTTCCGATAAAAGCAAGCCACTCGCTTTGATCCTAGGAATATCTTTGCCAATTGGGACAGCCTTTTTGTGTGCTGCAGTTTCGATTTATGTGTGGAGAGAAAAGGTGGTAAAGAGGCGAG AAAAACAAAGACAAGCTGTTCTTCATATGTATGACACTGAGAAAGGGGTTAAAGAGTTAATAGACTTGACCCCATTCGAGGAAAAAGATCATGGGACGGGCATAGACGTGCctttctttgattttgaaaGCATACTAGCTGCAACAAACAATTTCTCAGAAGAAAACAAACTTGGAAAAGGAGGGTTTGGGCCTGTTTACATG GGTAAATTTCCAGGTGGTGAAGAAGTTGCTGTAAAGAGGCTCTCCAGTGTTTCAGGACAGGGCTTGGAGGAATTTAAGAATGAGGTGGTGTTGATTGCTAAACTTCAACATAGGAACCTTGTGAGACTTTTGGGATATTGCATTAGAGGAGAGGAAAAGATTCTTCTCTATGAATATATGCCCAACAAAAGCTTAGACTCTTTGTTATTTG GTGAATCATCAAGTCAGCAATTGGACTGGGCGACACGCTTCAACATCATTTTGGGAATTGCCAGAGGATTGCTTTATCTTCACCAAGATTCCAGGTTGAGAATCATTCACAGGGATTTGAAAACTAGTAACATACTGCTGGATGCAGAGATGAATCCGAAAATATCCGACTTCGGTCTTGCGAGGATGATCCAAGGAAAACAGACCGAAGCAAACACGCTTAGAGTAATTGGCACATA TGGATATATGGCGCCAGAATATGCATTAGATGGACTTTTCTCAGTAAAATCCGATGTTTTTAGCTTTGGTATAGTGGTGCTTGAGATCATTAGTGGAAAAAGGAACATGAGATTCTATCAAGTGAAAGATGATGCCCCAAGCCTAGTAGGTTAT GGATGGAGACTGTGGCAAGAAGGCAAGGCATTGGATTTAATGGACGAGAGAGCAGGGTCAAATTGCAATGAAAGTGAGTTCATTAGATGCGTACATGTTGGGCTGTTATGCATACAGGAAGATCCCAGTGAGCGACCCACAATGGGTGATATTGTTTTAATGCTTAGTGGTACCCAAAGTTCAAAGCTTCCCATACCTAAACAGCCAGCCTACGTTATTAGGAGACCCCTTTCTGCCACAGCTTCTTTGTATAGTAATGCAGAAACTAATACTGAAATCACTTCTTCTATTGAAGAAGGTCGATAG
- the LOC105784503 gene encoding calcium-binding protein KRP1 — MAGIGKTAPDFEDLLPAMAEKLGGDGLMRELCNGFKLLMDEETGVITAASLKRNAAVLGLQDLRDDELASMVREGDLDGDGALSEMEFCVLMFRLSPGLMEESRLLLEEMLEDQLKTAGF; from the coding sequence ATGGCAGGGATTGGTAAAACGGCTCCAGATTTCGAGGACTTATTGCCGGCGATGGCGGAGAAGCTGGGGGGAGACGGGCTGATGAGGGAGTTGTGTAATGGGTTCAAGCTGTTGATGGACGAGGAGACAGGGGTGATCACTGCGGCGAGCTTGAAGAGGAACGCTGCCGTGCTGGGGTTGCAAGATTTGAGAGACGATGAGCTGGCGAGCATGGTAAGGGAAGGTGATCTCGACGGCGATGGGGCTCTCAGTGAAATGGAATTTTGTGTGTTGATGTTCAGATTAAGCCCTGGGTTGATGGAAGAGTCCCGATTATTGCTGGAAGAGATGCTTGAAGACCAGCTCAAAACTGCTGGATTCTAA